TTAATGACAATTGGCACTGCTTTCTGGTGGATATATTCCAAGGCCTGTTCGTAATCCGTAAAAGTTTGGAACTCAGCAGTAGGAAGTTTGTATTTCTCCATAAACTGCTTACTGAACGCTTTGGACCACTCTACTTGTGCTGCCCGCTGCGAGGGACCAAAGACAAGCAACTTTTCCTTTTGAAAAATGTCCACGATGCCCGCCGCAAGCGGGTCATCGGGACCAACCACCGTTAGGTCAACTTTTTCCTTGCGGGCAAATGCTACCAGGGCAGGAATATTGCTCGTGGCGATATCAACATTTTCACCCCACTGGCTAGTTCCAGGGTTGCCGGGAGCGATAAAGATTTTACCCACTCGCGGGGACTGTGCCAGCTTCCACACCAACGTATGCTCCCTGCCACCCCCACCTACGACGAGCACTTTCTTCTTCATATGTTTAAGAAAGTAGGTCAAACCAAAGGATCTTCACAATCGTCTTTGGACCCACTCGTGGGCCATAGTAGGCGCGGTACGTGGCGTACATCTCCTTGTCATTTGCAAACCGCTCATGGCCTTCCCAATCTTCTTCCTCTAACTTTCCTAGCGGCTTTTCTACTTGGCGGGTGATTGTCGCCTTCGCAAAAGGAACATCACTGCCATTTTCGTACAGTTCAATGAGATCGCCAGCCTGCAAATTTTTGTCATCAAAAAGACGCCAAGTACAGACTTTCGTACCCTGGCGGACTTGCTCTGCAAGGTGTGGCTGGAACTTTAGGGTTTTGTACACAATGCTACCTAACTGGGTATGATTTCTACTGTCACTTTAGCAGAAGAAAAAGAGTCAACCCATTAAAAGGGGCGTGACAAATACGCAGTTATCTGCTATGGTAGCCAACATGTGCAGTTTGAAAGACAGACGGATCGTATTGGGTTCATCTTCAAAGTTCCGCCAGCGGGTCTTGACCGAGATGGGCTACACATTCGAAATAGTTCCACCGGACATCGACGAGAAGGCAATTAGGTTTGCCGATCCGACAGAGCTCACCATGGCGATTGCGCAAGCAAAAGCCCTGGCGCTCCGTGAAAAAGTCACCGGGGACGCAATTGTCATTGCGGCAGACCAAGTCCTCTGCAACAAGGGTGTGATCCGGGAAAAGCCCGTTTCACCTGACGAAGCACGGGAGTTCCTCCGCAATTCCAGCTCCGCCCCTACGGAATGCGTCACCAGCCTCGTGGTGGTGAACGTAGCCACGGGCAAACAGGCAAGCGGGACAGATATCACCCGCGTCTACATGCGGGACTTTCCGCCGGAGGTCATAGACCACCTTATCGTGCACAGCGAGATCATGGACTGCGCGGGTGCGGTACAAGTCGAAAACCCCGTCTTTGCCCAATATGTCGAGCGCATTGAGGGAACAATCGACAGCACCATGGGCTTGCCCAAGGAGCTGACTTTGCGGTTGATGGAAGAGGTGAGCTGATCAAACCTCAAGTGCCAATGAATATATTCGTTGGCACTTTTTTATTCCCAAACGGCTGGGAAGCCGATTAAATAAAGCCCCTTAGCACTTCTGGCCATATCCTCCAG
Above is a genomic segment from Verrucomicrobiia bacterium containing:
- a CDS encoding ASCH domain-containing protein; this encodes MYKTLKFQPHLAEQVRQGTKVCTWRLFDDKNLQAGDLIELYENGSDVPFAKATITRQVEKPLGKLEEEDWEGHERFANDKEMYATYRAYYGPRVGPKTIVKILWFDLLS
- a CDS encoding Maf family protein, producing MKDRRIVLGSSSKFRQRVLTEMGYTFEIVPPDIDEKAIRFADPTELTMAIAQAKALALREKVTGDAIVIAADQVLCNKGVIREKPVSPDEAREFLRNSSSAPTECVTSLVVVNVATGKQASGTDITRVYMRDFPPEVIDHLIVHSEIMDCAGAVQVENPVFAQYVERIEGTIDSTMGLPKELTLRLMEEVS